A window from Geomonas ferrireducens encodes these proteins:
- a CDS encoding GSU3473 family protein, with protein MGVLVCYDDFTYDVINDYYLEHLLETGCILGYDRSEHWVKQETAPAAPSLHSCASGSA; from the coding sequence ATGGGCGTGCTTGTCTGCTACGACGATTTCACCTACGACGTCATCAACGATTATTACCTCGAACACCTGCTGGAGACCGGCTGCATCCTGGGCTATGACAGATCGGAGCACTGGGTGAAACAGGAAACGGCGCCTGCCGCGCCGTCTCTTCACTCTTGCGCGTCCGGTTCAGCCTGA
- a CDS encoding archease, translating to MPFEYRGDIAHADIAFDAWAPTLEELFNEAARATMQVMVENLGEVRPAQTLEVKLEEENEEMLLFDFLNELIFYKDARRLLLLPTEVSVAPADGGFVLRARLSGEEIDVVRHQMNTDVKAVTMLRYKLEQVANGWRATVVLDV from the coding sequence ATGCCGTTTGAATACCGCGGGGACATAGCACACGCCGACATAGCCTTCGATGCCTGGGCGCCGACCCTGGAGGAGCTCTTCAACGAGGCGGCGCGGGCGACCATGCAGGTCATGGTAGAGAACCTGGGCGAGGTGCGTCCGGCGCAGACGCTCGAGGTGAAACTGGAAGAGGAAAACGAGGAGATGCTCCTCTTCGACTTTCTGAACGAGCTTATCTTCTACAAGGACGCGAGGCGATTGCTGCTGCTTCCCACCGAGGTGAGCGTGGCCCCCGCGGACGGCGGTTTCGTGTTGCGGGCGAGGCTTTCCGGTGAGGAGATCGACGTCGTCCGGCACCAGATGAACACGGACGTGAAGGCGGTCACCATGCTCCGTTACAAGCTGGAACAGGTGGCCAATGGGTGGCGGGCAACGGTGGTGCTGGACGTTTAA
- a CDS encoding RluA family pseudouridine synthase has translation MLTYQIAAKDHLRRVDSFTRNLLPSAQFSYIKKLISSGHLKVNGAPAAPGELLRLGDQITIKESSKTTALLARLTPELDILFEDTWILCLNKPAGIAVHRTEDPEEITLVDLAEALLQKRDGSGKLRPVNRLDKGTSGAIILAKSAVAAGMFGKMIQEEGLGKLYLAVVEGKLQKQGTIDAALDGKESQTSYVRLLQGGGVALLAVYPLTGRMHQIRQHFRMIGHPILGDKRYGGRSLTGFAGHALHSFRTTLMHPATGEEIDVPAPLPEQLLRLASRFGSMGEEALLSALGEIPAAEAAALS, from the coding sequence ATGTTAACCTACCAGATAGCGGCCAAAGACCACCTGCGGCGCGTGGACAGCTTCACGCGAAACCTGCTTCCGAGCGCCCAGTTCTCCTACATCAAGAAGCTCATCTCCTCCGGGCACCTAAAGGTAAACGGCGCCCCCGCCGCCCCCGGCGAGCTGCTCCGCCTGGGCGACCAGATCACCATCAAGGAGAGTTCGAAGACGACGGCGCTTCTCGCCCGCCTCACCCCGGAGCTCGACATCCTCTTCGAAGACACCTGGATCCTCTGCCTGAACAAACCAGCAGGTATTGCCGTGCATCGCACCGAGGACCCGGAGGAGATCACCCTGGTAGATCTCGCCGAGGCCCTGCTCCAAAAGCGCGACGGCTCCGGAAAGCTCAGGCCGGTCAACCGGCTCGACAAGGGGACCTCCGGCGCGATCATTCTCGCGAAGAGCGCGGTCGCCGCCGGCATGTTCGGCAAGATGATCCAGGAGGAAGGGCTCGGAAAGCTGTATCTTGCGGTGGTGGAGGGGAAGCTGCAGAAACAGGGGACCATCGATGCCGCCCTGGACGGCAAGGAATCGCAGACGAGCTACGTGAGGCTTTTGCAGGGGGGCGGGGTTGCCCTGCTGGCGGTCTATCCGCTGACCGGCAGAATGCACCAGATAAGACAGCACTTCAGGATGATCGGACACCCGATCCTCGGTGACAAGCGCTACGGCGGCAGGAGCCTCACCGGCTTCGCCGGCCATGCGCTCCATTCCTTCCGCACAACACTCATGCACCCGGCCACCGGTGAGGAGATCGACGTCCCGGCTCCGCTTCCCGAGCAGCTGCTGCGTCTCGCCTCCCGTTTCGGCTCCATGGGGGAGGAAGCCCTCCTGTCAGCGCTCGGCGAGATTCCCGCAGCCGAGGCAGCAGCCCTTTCCTAA
- a CDS encoding amino acid ABC transporter ATP-binding protein, whose amino-acid sequence MKIANQPLLSLKGITKQFGSLTAVNGVDLDVCPGEIVVIIGPSGSGKSTLLRSINFLEEIEEGTILFEGQEIGYVTSKHGRRHLDAPHKICALRSEIGMVFQHFNLFPHMTVLGNVMEGPLTVQKKSPQEARAIALDMLAKVGLSDKRDVYPATLSGGQKQRVAIARALAMRPKLMLFDEPTSALDPELIGEVFDTIRDLGKEGMTMIIVTHQMGFAKEMADRVIFMEKGSFVAQGTPEDFFANQMEHDRIKSFLNRIL is encoded by the coding sequence ATGAAAATCGCTAACCAACCGTTGTTAAGCCTCAAGGGGATCACCAAGCAGTTCGGCTCGCTCACCGCCGTGAACGGCGTCGACCTGGACGTCTGCCCGGGGGAGATCGTGGTCATCATCGGCCCCTCCGGTTCCGGGAAATCGACCCTTTTGCGCTCGATCAACTTCCTCGAGGAGATCGAGGAGGGGACCATCCTCTTCGAGGGGCAAGAAATCGGTTACGTGACCAGCAAGCACGGGCGCCGTCACCTGGACGCGCCGCACAAGATATGCGCGCTGCGCTCCGAGATCGGCATGGTGTTCCAACACTTCAACCTCTTCCCGCACATGACCGTCCTCGGCAACGTAATGGAAGGACCGCTCACCGTGCAGAAGAAGAGCCCGCAGGAGGCGCGCGCGATCGCGCTCGACATGCTGGCCAAGGTCGGCCTCTCCGACAAGCGCGACGTTTACCCGGCGACCCTTTCGGGCGGCCAGAAACAGCGCGTCGCCATCGCCCGGGCGCTTGCCATGAGACCTAAGCTGATGCTCTTCGACGAGCCGACCTCCGCGCTCGACCCGGAGCTGATCGGCGAGGTGTTCGATACCATCCGCGACCTCGGCAAGGAAGGGATGACCATGATCATCGTCACGCACCAGATGGGGTTCGCCAAGGAGATGGCGGACCGGGTCATCTTCATGGAGAAGGGCTCCTTCGTAGCCCAGGGTACCCCCGAGGACTTCTTCGCCAACCAGATGGAACACGACCGCATCAAGTCCTTCCTGAACCGCATCCTCTAA
- a CDS encoding DUF3820 family protein, whose protein sequence is MEELFPDTDRLLQLARTRMPYGKYAGVLLVDLPEPYLVWMRQKGFPGGELGAMLACMYEVKANGLEYLFEPLRRG, encoded by the coding sequence GTGGAGGAGCTTTTCCCTGATACGGACCGGCTGCTGCAGTTGGCCCGCACCAGGATGCCCTACGGGAAGTACGCCGGCGTGCTGCTCGTGGACCTTCCCGAGCCTTATCTCGTATGGATGAGGCAGAAGGGGTTCCCCGGAGGGGAGCTCGGGGCGATGCTCGCATGCATGTACGAGGTGAAGGCAAACGGCCTCGAGTACCTCTTCGAGCCGCTGCGACGCGGGTAG
- the eno gene encoding phosphopyruvate hydratase — translation MSQITDVYAREILDSRGNPTLEVEVFLDSGAMGRAAVPSGASTGEREALELRDGDKGRYLGKGVEKAVSNVNDIIADEITGMDATDQVGIDKKMLELDGTEFKSRLGANAILGVSLAVAKAAADEVGLPLYQYIGGANAKELPLPMMNIINGGAHADNNVDIQEFMIMPAGAKSFKEALRMGAEIFHALKSVLKGKGYNTAVGDEGGFAPNLKSNEEALQVIMEAIVKAGYKPGEEVVLALDVASSELFENGVYTLENETESKKTADQMVDFYENLVNKYPIISIEDGMAENDWDGWKKLTDRLGKRIQIVGDDLFVTNPSILKEGIKKGIANSILIKLNQIGTLTETLDAIEMAKRAGYTCVISHRSGETEDVTLADLSVAVNAGQIKTGSLCRTDRVAKYNQLLRIEDELDEVAIFRGHDVFYNVKK, via the coding sequence ATGAGCCAGATAACCGACGTTTACGCCAGAGAAATCCTTGATTCCAGGGGAAACCCGACACTCGAGGTCGAAGTGTTCCTGGATTCCGGTGCCATGGGTAGAGCAGCGGTTCCTTCCGGCGCATCTACCGGTGAGCGCGAGGCCCTTGAGCTGCGCGACGGCGACAAGGGGCGTTACCTCGGCAAGGGCGTCGAGAAGGCAGTCTCCAACGTCAACGACATCATCGCCGACGAGATCACCGGCATGGACGCCACCGACCAGGTAGGCATCGACAAGAAGATGCTCGAGCTCGACGGTACCGAGTTCAAGAGCCGTCTCGGCGCCAACGCCATCCTCGGCGTCTCGCTCGCCGTGGCCAAGGCCGCGGCCGACGAGGTGGGTCTGCCGCTGTACCAGTACATCGGCGGCGCCAACGCGAAGGAACTGCCGCTGCCCATGATGAACATCATCAACGGCGGCGCGCATGCCGACAACAACGTCGACATCCAGGAATTCATGATCATGCCGGCGGGTGCGAAGAGCTTCAAGGAGGCGCTCCGCATGGGCGCCGAGATCTTCCACGCCCTCAAGTCGGTCCTGAAGGGTAAGGGCTACAACACCGCGGTGGGGGACGAGGGGGGCTTCGCGCCGAACCTCAAATCCAACGAGGAGGCGCTCCAGGTGATCATGGAGGCCATCGTGAAGGCGGGCTACAAGCCGGGTGAGGAAGTCGTCCTCGCTCTCGACGTCGCCTCTTCCGAGCTCTTCGAAAACGGGGTGTACACCCTGGAGAACGAGACCGAGTCGAAGAAGACCGCCGACCAGATGGTCGACTTCTACGAGAACCTCGTCAACAAGTACCCGATCATCTCCATCGAGGACGGCATGGCCGAAAACGACTGGGATGGCTGGAAGAAACTCACCGACCGCCTCGGCAAGCGCATCCAGATCGTGGGCGACGACCTCTTCGTGACCAACCCCTCCATCCTTAAGGAAGGGATCAAGAAGGGGATCGCGAACTCCATCCTGATCAAGCTGAACCAGATCGGCACCCTGACCGAGACCCTCGACGCCATCGAGATGGCCAAGCGCGCCGGTTACACCTGCGTCATCTCGCACCGCTCCGGCGAGACCGAGGACGTGACCTTAGCCGACCTCTCCGTCGCGGTCAACGCAGGCCAGATCAAGACCGGTTCGCTCTGCCGCACCGACCGCGTCGCGAAGTACAACCAGCTCCTGAGGATCGAGGACGAGCTCGACGAGGTCGCCATCTTCAGGGGACACGACGTGTTCTACAACGTGAAAAAATAG
- the rpsA gene encoding 30S ribosomal protein S1 has translation MDIDHREEMENEEESFADLFERSQKDAGRLEPGAKVEATVLQIAKDWVFLDTGRKGEGILDIKEVLDADGNVTVKVGDKVTAWFLSSRNNEMRFTTKVGAGSGQAAGNAQLEEAFAAGIPVEGVVEKEVKGGFEVKVAGSRAFCPFSQIALRRVEDTAALLGKHMSFKIMEYSEKGRNIVLSHRALLEEEQQAQKEALKETLKVGDRVKGTVTSLRDFGAFVSIGAVEGLLPVSEVAWARVNHVSDVLSVGQEVEVVIKGIDWDKNRISFSLKDTLADPWEEAAGAFPEGSYQNGKVARLTPFGAFVTLAAGVDGLIHISKLGAGKRIQHPREVLAEGQEVEVKVESVDREAKKISLSLASVSRAQEEQTASMDAYKKTVSEAPKGMGTLGDLLKAKLKG, from the coding sequence ATGGATATCGATCACAGGGAAGAGATGGAAAACGAAGAGGAGAGCTTTGCCGATCTGTTCGAGCGGAGCCAGAAGGACGCCGGCCGGCTTGAGCCGGGTGCCAAGGTCGAGGCGACCGTACTGCAAATCGCCAAGGACTGGGTCTTTCTGGATACCGGCCGCAAAGGCGAAGGGATCCTCGACATCAAGGAAGTCCTCGACGCCGACGGCAATGTGACCGTCAAGGTTGGCGACAAGGTCACCGCCTGGTTCCTCTCTTCGCGCAACAACGAGATGCGTTTCACCACCAAGGTTGGCGCGGGGAGCGGCCAGGCTGCAGGCAACGCGCAGCTCGAGGAAGCTTTCGCAGCCGGCATCCCGGTCGAGGGCGTGGTGGAGAAGGAAGTGAAGGGTGGTTTCGAGGTGAAGGTGGCAGGCTCGCGTGCCTTCTGTCCGTTCTCCCAGATCGCCCTGAGAAGGGTCGAGGACACCGCGGCGCTTCTCGGCAAGCACATGTCGTTTAAGATCATGGAATACTCCGAGAAGGGGCGCAACATCGTGCTGTCGCACCGTGCCCTCCTCGAGGAGGAGCAGCAGGCGCAGAAAGAGGCGCTCAAGGAAACCCTCAAGGTCGGCGACCGCGTGAAGGGGACCGTCACCTCGCTGCGCGACTTCGGCGCCTTTGTCTCCATCGGGGCGGTGGAGGGGCTTCTGCCCGTCTCCGAGGTTGCCTGGGCGCGCGTGAATCACGTAAGTGACGTGCTCTCCGTCGGACAGGAAGTCGAGGTGGTGATCAAGGGGATCGACTGGGACAAGAACCGCATCTCCTTCTCCCTGAAAGACACCCTGGCCGACCCGTGGGAAGAGGCGGCGGGCGCGTTCCCGGAAGGTTCCTATCAAAACGGCAAGGTGGCAAGGCTCACCCCGTTCGGCGCCTTCGTCACCCTGGCAGCGGGCGTGGACGGTCTCATCCATATCTCTAAACTCGGCGCCGGCAAGCGGATCCAGCACCCCCGCGAGGTCCTTGCCGAAGGGCAGGAGGTCGAGGTGAAGGTCGAGTCGGTGGACCGCGAGGCGAAGAAGATCTCCCTGTCGCTTGCTTCCGTGAGCCGCGCTCAGGAAGAGCAGACCGCCAGCATGGACGCCTACAAGAAGACCGTTTCCGAGGCCCCCAAAGGAATGGGGACCCTGGGCGACCTGCTCAAGGCGAAGCTTAAGGGGTAG
- a CDS encoding transcriptional regulator, producing MKERPKQPFVPVRRYETVRRELVALLRGETLTAKELSGAVGISEKEVLEHLEHIKAALHGKLVVTPSRCLECGFSFQKRERVKKPGRCPVCRSERIVDPAFTVEAGG from the coding sequence GTGAAGGAGCGACCGAAACAGCCCTTCGTCCCGGTGCGGCGCTACGAGACGGTGCGCCGGGAGCTGGTTGCGCTGCTACGGGGGGAGACGCTCACCGCGAAGGAGCTCTCCGGTGCGGTGGGGATATCCGAGAAGGAGGTGCTGGAGCACCTCGAACATATAAAAGCCGCACTCCATGGCAAGCTGGTGGTAACCCCGTCCCGCTGCCTGGAGTGCGGTTTTTCCTTTCAGAAAAGGGAGCGTGTGAAAAAGCCGGGGCGCTGCCCGGTCTGTCGTAGCGAACGTATCGTGGACCCCGCCTTTACCGTCGAGGCGGGGGGTTAA
- a CDS encoding BCAM0308 family protein — protein sequence MPRGARITMEEKGQMTARSPEPYQPKRGLPDGTVCKGCGIVYHNKRWQIVEGSVAAQKGDVLCPACQRIVGEDPAGVVTLSGPYLAQHREEIMNTVKQQEVKHREKNPLGRIMEIREDNGGIVVTTTEDKLAQKIGRELYKSQRGELHYKWSHDQRMVRVDWTR from the coding sequence ATGCCACGCGGAGCCAGAATTACCATGGAGGAAAAGGGACAAATGACCGCCCGCAGTCCTGAACCTTACCAGCCCAAGCGCGGGCTGCCGGACGGGACCGTATGCAAGGGGTGCGGCATCGTCTACCACAACAAACGGTGGCAGATAGTGGAGGGAAGCGTAGCGGCACAAAAGGGCGACGTCCTATGCCCCGCCTGCCAGCGCATCGTCGGAGAAGACCCCGCCGGCGTGGTGACGCTCTCCGGGCCGTACCTCGCGCAGCACCGCGAAGAGATCATGAACACGGTGAAGCAGCAGGAGGTGAAGCACCGGGAAAAGAACCCGCTCGGGCGCATCATGGAGATCAGGGAGGATAACGGCGGTATCGTGGTGACCACGACCGAGGACAAGCTGGCGCAGAAGATCGGGCGCGAGCTTTACAAGTCGCAGCGCGGCGAGCTTCACTACAAGTGGAGCCACGACCAGCGCATGGTCCGGGTCGACTGGACGCGCTAG
- a CDS encoding RtcB family protein, which translates to MNVPAALKRISDTIWELPVSYKTGMLVPARIVASEKLVNEMDAGVFEQVSNVATLPGIQRYAFCMPDGHWGYGFPIGGVAAMDPGSGVISPGGIGFDINCGMRLVLTTLTAEEVQPKLHQLVDRLFARIPTGVGCQGFVKLKHDDFRNVVQQGSRWCLKNGFATEQDLEMTEEGGCFAGADPSHVSEKAIERGYNQLGTLGSGNHYCEIQVVRPENIMAPELADAFGLTAVPNQVVIMFHCGSRGFGHQVATDYLKLFLSVMERKYDIKIVDRELACAPFHSPEGQAYFSAMKCAVNMAFANRQVILHRIREVFSDVFHASPDELGLRMVYDVAHNTAKLERHAVHGAKKEFLVHRKGSTRAWPPEGEGLPECYEKTGQPVIIGGSMETGSYLLAGMSSGAEAFFTTAHGSGRTMSRHEAKKSFRGDKLQRDMEQRGIYVRTDSFGGLAEEAGAAYKNIDEVVAATELAGLSKRVARLVPIGNIKG; encoded by the coding sequence ATGAACGTACCAGCCGCGCTCAAGCGCATTTCCGACACGATCTGGGAGCTCCCGGTGAGCTACAAGACGGGGATGCTCGTCCCCGCGAGGATCGTGGCCAGCGAGAAGCTCGTCAATGAGATGGACGCCGGCGTCTTCGAGCAGGTGAGCAACGTCGCCACCCTCCCCGGCATCCAACGCTACGCCTTTTGCATGCCCGACGGGCACTGGGGCTACGGCTTCCCCATCGGCGGGGTCGCCGCCATGGATCCCGGCTCCGGGGTGATCTCCCCGGGGGGGATCGGCTTCGACATCAACTGCGGCATGCGTCTCGTACTCACCACCCTCACCGCCGAAGAAGTCCAACCAAAGCTCCACCAACTGGTCGACCGCCTCTTCGCCCGCATCCCGACCGGCGTGGGATGCCAGGGGTTCGTGAAGCTAAAGCACGACGACTTCCGCAACGTGGTGCAGCAGGGTTCGCGCTGGTGCCTTAAAAACGGCTTTGCGACCGAGCAGGACCTGGAGATGACCGAAGAGGGGGGATGCTTTGCCGGTGCCGATCCATCGCACGTAAGCGAGAAGGCGATCGAGCGTGGTTACAACCAGCTCGGCACCTTGGGGAGCGGCAACCACTACTGCGAGATCCAGGTGGTGCGCCCGGAAAACATCATGGCCCCTGAGCTCGCCGACGCCTTCGGTCTCACCGCCGTCCCGAACCAGGTCGTCATCATGTTCCACTGCGGCAGCCGGGGGTTCGGCCACCAGGTCGCCACCGATTACCTGAAGCTCTTCCTCTCTGTCATGGAAAGAAAATACGACATAAAAATCGTCGACCGGGAGCTTGCCTGCGCCCCCTTCCATTCCCCGGAGGGGCAGGCCTACTTCAGCGCCATGAAGTGCGCGGTCAACATGGCCTTTGCCAACCGCCAGGTGATCCTGCACCGGATCAGGGAGGTCTTCTCGGACGTCTTTCACGCCTCTCCGGACGAGCTCGGTTTGCGCATGGTCTACGACGTGGCGCACAACACGGCGAAGCTCGAGCGGCACGCCGTGCACGGTGCAAAAAAGGAGTTCTTGGTGCACCGCAAGGGATCGACGCGCGCCTGGCCTCCCGAAGGGGAAGGGCTGCCGGAATGCTACGAGAAGACCGGGCAGCCGGTGATCATCGGAGGGAGCATGGAGACCGGCTCCTACCTCCTCGCGGGCATGTCCAGCGGTGCCGAGGCCTTTTTCACCACGGCGCACGGCAGCGGCAGGACCATGAGCCGGCACGAGGCGAAGAAGAGCTTCAGGGGAGACAAGCTGCAGCGCGACATGGAGCAGCGCGGCATCTACGTCCGTACCGACTCCTTCGGGGGGCTCGCCGAGGAAGCGGGAGCCGCCTACAAGAACATCGACGAAGTGGTGGCGGCAACCGAGTTGGCCGGGCTTAGTAAGCGCGTCGCGCGTCTCGTACCGATCGGGAACATCAAGGGGTAG
- a CDS encoding protein-L-isoaspartate(D-aspartate) O-methyltransferase: MTSDLKRELMARKERMLTDHLAGRGIRDGAVLKAMREVPRESFLPPEMEFLAYEDGPLPIQEGQTISQPYIVAYMIEALELGGAERVLEIGTGSGYAAAVLSLCAAEVFTVERLSYLARSAEERLRELGYRNVKVHLGDGTLGWPEHAPYDGIVVTAGAPEVPDALLEQLAPGGRLVIPVGRSPHLQELVRVRRLAGGELCYEELCGVRFVPLIGAKGWGD, encoded by the coding sequence ATGACCAGCGACCTCAAGAGAGAACTGATGGCGAGGAAAGAGCGGATGCTGACCGATCACCTGGCCGGGCGCGGCATCAGGGACGGCGCCGTGCTGAAGGCGATGCGCGAGGTGCCGCGCGAGTCGTTTTTGCCGCCGGAGATGGAGTTTCTAGCTTACGAGGACGGCCCGCTGCCGATCCAGGAGGGACAGACCATCTCCCAGCCGTACATCGTCGCCTACATGATCGAGGCCCTGGAACTCGGTGGGGCCGAGAGGGTGCTGGAGATCGGTACCGGCTCGGGCTATGCCGCCGCCGTGCTGAGTCTTTGCGCTGCCGAGGTGTTCACTGTCGAGCGCCTTTCGTACCTGGCGCGCAGCGCGGAGGAACGGCTTCGTGAGCTGGGCTACCGCAACGTGAAGGTGCACCTGGGCGACGGGACGCTGGGATGGCCGGAACACGCCCCTTACGACGGCATCGTGGTGACCGCCGGGGCGCCCGAAGTGCCCGACGCATTGCTGGAGCAGCTCGCCCCGGGGGGGAGGCTCGTGATACCTGTGGGACGCAGCCCGCACCTGCAGGAACTCGTGCGGGTGCGCCGCCTGGCGGGAGGAGAGCTCTGCTACGAGGAGCTCTGCGGGGTCCGATTCGTTCCCCTCATCGGGGCCAAAGGTTGGGGAGATTAG
- a CDS encoding BON domain-containing protein, with the protein MIRAEEVVGTIRAALEREARVNLHGHPIELAFADGVVTISGEVGGIAAKKLALEIAARPAPVNGIVDRLRVEPSEPMEDGAIRDHVCNALSSEPAFMQYAVQAVVKQELEEVRGTAQRGLERVIEVEVADGVVVLNGRAESVSHKRLAGVLAWWVPGSRDVVNGIEVWSDTEENDEELVDLIRIVLEKDPLVNASQITVRSKEGVVTLEGTVPTPNNRRAAESDVWYVLGVNEVVNHLVVTG; encoded by the coding sequence ATGATTAGAGCGGAAGAGGTTGTCGGAACCATCCGTGCCGCCTTGGAGAGGGAAGCACGGGTGAACCTGCACGGGCACCCCATCGAGCTTGCTTTTGCCGACGGCGTGGTCACCATCTCGGGCGAAGTTGGTGGGATCGCCGCGAAGAAGCTCGCCCTCGAGATCGCCGCGCGTCCCGCGCCGGTCAACGGCATCGTGGACCGGTTGCGCGTCGAGCCCTCCGAGCCGATGGAGGACGGTGCCATTAGGGACCACGTTTGCAACGCGCTTTCCAGCGAGCCGGCCTTCATGCAGTACGCCGTCCAGGCGGTGGTGAAGCAGGAACTGGAGGAGGTGCGCGGCACCGCGCAAAGAGGGCTCGAGCGTGTCATCGAGGTTGAGGTCGCTGACGGTGTCGTCGTCCTGAACGGCAGGGCCGAGAGCGTGTCGCACAAGCGCCTCGCCGGCGTGCTCGCCTGGTGGGTCCCCGGCTCCAGGGACGTGGTGAACGGGATCGAGGTCTGGTCCGACACCGAGGAAAACGACGAGGAGCTGGTCGACCTGATCAGGATCGTCTTGGAGAAGGATCCCCTGGTGAACGCCTCGCAAATCACGGTACGGAGCAAGGAAGGGGTCGTGACCCTCGAGGGAACGGTGCCTACGCCGAACAACAGGAGGGCCGCCGAGTCGGACGTCTGGTACGTGCTCGGCGTGAACGAGGTGGTGAACCACCTGGTGGTAACCGGGTGA